From a region of the Falco peregrinus isolate bFalPer1 chromosome 5, bFalPer1.pri, whole genome shotgun sequence genome:
- the FEZF2 gene encoding fez family zinc finger protein 2, whose translation MASPGSLETVMPSSCPRHDGRAAAANPSKTLAFSIERIMAKTSEPKPAFEQRHGAPEPEPGKKPLSLCSPLPCVIPIPPLGYEVPSKTLLNYSELWKSSLRGGAGLCKANCGVCCKAELALGQPSGRLIKPQVIHQAGAVPAAPRSLYYFNYLDAAYHPADILHGQLFPAGLLGAPPPGGLSAHQKLFLLENAKLAGLAAEKLPPPPPFAHKERLPGHLDQVMKEAAAAERGGPPKGHAKLGGGGGGAAEGKPKNFTCEVCGKVFNAHYNLTRHMPVHTGARPFVCKVCGKGFRQASTLCRHKIIHTQEKPHKCNQCGKAFNRSSTLNTHIRIHAGYKPFVCEFCGKGFHQKGNYKNHKLTHSGEKQYKCTICNKAFHQIYNLTFHMHTHNDKKPFTCVTCGKGFCRNFDLKKHVRKLHDSVSSAPPPRDPGRSGQS comes from the exons ATGGCGAGCCCCGGGTCGCTGGAGACGGTCatgccttcctcctgcccccgGCACGACGGCAGGGCCGCCGCCGCTAACCCCTCCAAGACCCTGGCCTTCTCCATCGAGCGGATCATGGCCAAGACGTCGGAGCCCAAGCCAGCCTTCGAGCAGAGGCACGGCGCGCCGGAGCCGGAGCCGGGCAAGAAGCCGCTGAGCCTGTGCTCGCCCCTACCCTGCGTGATCCCCATCCCGCCACTGGGCTACGAGGTGCCCTCCAAGACTCTCCTCAACTACTCGGAGCTGTGGAAGAGCAGCctgcggggcggcgcggggctcTGCAAAGCCAACTGCGGCGTCTGCTGCAAGGCAGAGCTCGCCCTGGGCCAGCCCAGCGGCCGGCTCATCAAGCCGCAGGTCATCCACCAAGCGGGCGCCgtgccggccgccccccgctccCTCTACTACTTCAACTACCTGGACGCCGCGTACCACCCGGCCGACATCCTTCACGGACAGCTCTTCCCCGCCGGCCTGCTgggcgccccgccgccgggggggCTCTCGGCCCACCAGAAGCTTTTCCTGCTGGAGAACGCCAAgctggcggggctggcggccgagaagctgccgccgccgccgcccttcGCCCACAAGGAGCGGCTGCCGGGCCACCTGGACCAGGTGATGaaggaggcggcggcggcggagcgcggcggccCCCCCAAGGGCCACGCCAAgctggggggcggcggcggcggggcggcggaggGCAAGCCCAAAAACTTTACCTGCGAGGTCTGCGGCAAG GTGTTCAACGCGCACTACAACCTCACCCGCCACATGCCGGTGCACACGGGGGCCAGGCCGTTCGTGTGCAAGGTCTGCGGGAAGGGCTTCCGCCAGGCCAGCACCCTGTGCCGGCACAAAATCATCCACACCCAG GAGAAACCCCACAAGTGCAACCAGTGCGGGAAGGCGTTCAACAGGAGCTCCACGCTCAACACCCACATCCGCATCCATGCCGGCTACAAGCCTTTCGTCTGCGAGTTCTGCGGCAAGGGCTTCCACCAGAAAG GCAACTACAAGAACCACAAGCTGACCCACAGCGGAGAGAAGCAGTACAAGTGCACCATTTGCAACAAAGCCTTCCACCAGATCTATAACTTGACTTTCCACATGCACACCCACAACGACAAGAAGCCCTTTACGTGCGTCACTTGCGGGAAAGGATTTTGCAGAAACTTTGATTTAAAGAAGCACGTCCGAAAGTTGCACGACAGCGTCTCCAGCGCTCCTCCGCCGCGGGACCCTGGGCGCAGCGGACAGAGCTAA